Proteins encoded by one window of Actinocorallia herbida:
- a CDS encoding TerD family protein: MLNLSKGENTEVTGRSEAAGPVALALGWTDPTGEGDADVSVLLLTADGKVRGDGDFFFYNQPASANGSVQLLGKTPTGGGSEDRIQVDLTALPEDVHRVVIAASRHAEATFGDLADLRLTLSDSAGEPLLAFDITDASAETAFVFGELYRRAGQWRFRAVGQGYASGLAGLATDFGIAVEGDEDENDADEAPAVPAPAEPVDAAPPEAGRPAKVRTGRRPVRKCTLAPVKTDLADHAHWQHARLFSVHGLRNDQEREVRATSTLLAVMAQVPEFGRRVTARFGAPAGLLQTFAEAQFKHGETTVRPDGIVRVSRAGRIWTALVETKTGGNRS; this comes from the coding sequence TTGCTGAACCTGTCCAAGGGCGAGAACACCGAGGTCACCGGCCGTTCCGAGGCCGCGGGGCCGGTCGCCCTGGCCCTGGGCTGGACCGACCCGACGGGCGAGGGCGACGCCGACGTCTCGGTGCTGCTCCTCACGGCCGACGGGAAGGTGCGCGGCGACGGCGACTTCTTCTTCTACAACCAGCCCGCCAGCGCCAACGGATCCGTCCAGCTCCTCGGCAAGACGCCGACCGGCGGCGGGAGCGAGGACCGCATCCAGGTGGACCTGACCGCGCTCCCGGAGGACGTCCACCGGGTGGTCATCGCGGCGAGCCGTCACGCGGAGGCCACCTTCGGCGACCTCGCCGACCTGCGGCTCACCCTCTCCGACAGCGCGGGCGAACCCCTGCTGGCCTTCGACATCACCGACGCGTCCGCCGAGACGGCGTTCGTGTTCGGGGAGCTGTACCGGCGGGCCGGGCAGTGGAGGTTCCGCGCCGTCGGCCAGGGATACGCCTCCGGCCTCGCGGGACTCGCCACGGACTTCGGCATCGCCGTCGAGGGCGACGAAGACGAGAACGACGCGGACGAGGCTCCCGCCGTGCCCGCGCCCGCCGAACCCGTCGACGCCGCCCCGCCCGAGGCGGGGCGGCCCGCCAAGGTGCGGACCGGACGGCGCCCCGTGCGCAAGTGCACGCTGGCCCCCGTCAAGACCGACCTCGCCGACCACGCGCACTGGCAGCACGCCCGGCTGTTCTCCGTGCACGGTCTGCGCAACGACCAGGAACGCGAGGTCAGGGCGACGTCGACGCTGCTCGCGGTGATGGCGCAGGTCCCGGAGTTCGGCCGCCGCGTCACCGCGCGGTTCGGCGCGCCGGCCGGCCTGCTCCAGACGTTCGCCGAGGCCCAGTTCAAGCACGGTGAGACGACCGTGCGGCCGGACGGGATCGTGCGGGTGTCCCGGGCGGGCCGCATCTGGACCGCGCTCGTCGAGACCAAGACCGGCGGGAACCGTTCCTGA
- a CDS encoding GNAT family N-acetyltransferase yields the protein MRPYLPSDDAAIADVCVRTGHLGGDARALYPDHGLLPDLFALPYVRREPELAFVLDDGARAVGYILGTADTPGFVRWFREEWLAEVGPRRPPLERPPATPTDEMIHLLHTPERLLVPELAGHPAHLHIDLLPGVQRRGFGRALMAAFLGALAARGVPRVHLGMVTANEAARPFYDRLGFAELRVADAGPLTYLGRSTATDLSAPLVRTPRPGVRGGSRGEAGDEVVPGGFEAG from the coding sequence GTGCGGCCGTATCTGCCGTCGGATGACGCGGCGATCGCGGACGTCTGCGTACGGACCGGGCATCTGGGCGGTGACGCCCGCGCGCTGTACCCGGACCACGGACTGCTGCCGGATCTCTTCGCGCTGCCCTACGTCCGGCGCGAGCCCGAGCTGGCGTTCGTCCTCGACGACGGGGCGCGGGCCGTCGGCTACATCCTCGGCACGGCCGACACCCCCGGGTTCGTCAGGTGGTTCCGCGAGGAGTGGCTCGCCGAGGTCGGCCCGCGCAGGCCGCCGCTGGAACGGCCACCCGCCACCCCGACCGACGAGATGATCCATCTGCTGCACACGCCCGAGCGGCTGCTGGTGCCTGAGCTGGCCGGCCACCCGGCCCATCTGCACATCGACCTGCTGCCCGGCGTCCAGCGGCGCGGGTTCGGCCGGGCGCTCATGGCCGCCTTCCTCGGCGCGCTCGCCGCGCGGGGCGTGCCGCGCGTCCACCTCGGCATGGTGACGGCCAACGAGGCGGCGCGGCCGTTCTACGACAGGCTCGGCTTCGCCGAACTGCGCGTCGCGGACGCGGGACCGCTCACCTACCTGGGCCGTTCCACCGCGACGGACCTGTCCGCCCCGCTCGTCCGCACGCCTCGGCCGGGGGTGCGGGGCGGGTCAAGGGGCGAGGCGGGTGACGAGGTGGTGCCAGGAGGCTTCGAGGCGGGGTAG
- a CDS encoding TetR family transcriptional regulator: METGRKEPQAARRESLATTGDARAVETRRRLALAFRAAAADGVPDVSVVQICKRAGIARSTFYTHFATVEDLAASTIAELFAVASSADVERRTVQALPRTEITEIGLRTIVDALWDARDLVRYTTALGSQAAIQDRLVAEVADLARPTVLAELPALAEADLRLTTEFMAAGIVRVTMHWIADPTVSRDHLVAWMARLLPSWLAADPTS; encoded by the coding sequence ATGGAGACAGGCCGCAAGGAGCCGCAGGCGGCCAGGCGAGAGTCCCTCGCGACCACCGGGGACGCCCGGGCCGTCGAGACCCGGCGGCGCCTCGCCCTCGCCTTCCGCGCCGCGGCGGCGGACGGCGTCCCCGATGTCTCGGTCGTCCAGATCTGCAAGCGCGCGGGGATCGCCCGGAGCACCTTCTACACGCACTTCGCCACGGTCGAGGACCTCGCCGCCTCGACCATCGCCGAGCTGTTCGCGGTGGCCTCCTCCGCCGACGTCGAGCGCCGGACCGTCCAGGCGCTCCCCCGCACGGAGATCACCGAGATCGGGCTCCGCACCATCGTCGACGCGCTGTGGGACGCCCGTGACCTCGTCCGGTACACCACGGCGCTCGGCTCGCAGGCCGCCATCCAGGACCGCCTCGTCGCCGAGGTCGCCGACCTGGCCCGTCCGACGGTCCTCGCCGAACTGCCCGCGCTCGCCGAGGCCGACCTCCGGCTGACGACCGAGTTCATGGCCGCCGGGATCGTCCGCGTCACCATGCACTGGATCGCCGACCCCACCGTCAGCCGGGACCACTTGGTCGCCTGGATGGCCCGGCTCCTCCCCTCCTGGCTCGCCGCCGACCCGACCTCCTGA
- a CDS encoding TetR/AcrR family transcriptional regulator has protein sequence MTAPIRDAAVDRAAADGALRRVPTQSRARAKVDRALDAAESLLEREGLAAITLPRVAVEADVSVGALYQYLPDRDSILAVLSAEYHARHEALMDDLVARLSDGDSPDPIGAVLSAFTALYREQSGTRALRDALEGTAYPRLSRGHKDRMVAKVHTLLAAHSLVGPAGPDHTARTVFFAADALMHEAFTEDPSGAPALLAELDALLRAYLTR, from the coding sequence ATGACCGCACCCATCCGCGACGCTGCGGTCGACCGGGCGGCGGCCGACGGCGCACTGCGCCGCGTCCCCACCCAGTCGCGCGCCCGCGCGAAGGTCGACCGCGCGCTGGACGCCGCGGAGTCCCTGCTGGAGCGCGAGGGCCTCGCGGCGATCACCCTGCCGCGGGTCGCCGTCGAGGCGGATGTCTCGGTCGGCGCCCTCTACCAGTACCTCCCCGACCGCGATTCGATCCTCGCCGTCCTGTCCGCCGAGTACCACGCCCGCCACGAGGCCCTGATGGACGATCTCGTGGCCCGGCTGTCCGATGGCGACTCCCCCGATCCGATCGGCGCGGTCCTGTCCGCCTTCACCGCCCTGTACCGGGAGCAGTCCGGCACCCGCGCCCTGCGCGACGCGCTCGAGGGCACCGCCTACCCGCGCCTGTCCCGCGGCCACAAGGACCGCATGGTCGCCAAGGTGCACACCCTCCTGGCCGCCCACTCCCTGGTCGGCCCCGCAGGCCCCGACCACACCGCCCGCACCGTCTTCTTCGCCGCCGACGCCCTCATGCACGAGGCGTTCACCGAGGACCCCTCCGGCGCCCCGGCCCTTCTCGCCGAGCTGGACGCCCTGCTCCGCGCCTACCTGACCCGCTGA
- a CDS encoding DUF6204 family protein, giving the protein MSTRQFRVTVRGVFAELCAEQRAALLAEAAEHDVLDAAYTREGHLSYDIAARDAFVFRFLADGEAEEDILDACAQAEAAATSWLATRGYGHKNLRSTAEDLSQAPLGKRRRRALRTS; this is encoded by the coding sequence GTGAGCACAAGACAGTTCCGTGTGACGGTCCGAGGCGTGTTCGCCGAACTGTGCGCGGAGCAGCGCGCCGCGCTCCTGGCCGAGGCGGCCGAACACGACGTCCTCGACGCGGCCTACACCCGCGAAGGCCACCTCAGCTACGACATCGCCGCCCGCGACGCCTTCGTCTTCCGCTTCCTGGCCGACGGTGAGGCCGAGGAGGACATCCTCGACGCCTGCGCACAGGCCGAGGCCGCCGCCACCTCCTGGCTGGCCACCCGGGGCTACGGCCACAAGAACCTCCGCTCCACCGCCGAAGACCTCTCCCAGGCGCCGCTCGGCAAGCGCCGGCGCCGAGCACTCCGCACGTCCTGA
- a CDS encoding cytochrome P450 encodes MSTLPSYPFETDHCLHPPPAAAVARLGGAPVLVRATFGAPAWLITGYDDARFVLSSPLFGRDRNRVGVAVDAVAGVVPMDFSEGTFLSADPPDHTRLRRFVYRTFTPRRVEDLRPVTQKIADRLVDAMLDTGPPADLVRGFGLDLPGEVIGDLLGVPAEDRPRFVVWLEALVGGSGGTVEESIALTLELNAYLSGLAARRVAEPTDDLIGALVRERVEGDRLAADEVDGLLRALLGAGHETTAAQIPNFVFLLLRGGDYARLVAEPALIPRAVEELLRYVPLIAQGSLTRFVLEDVEVGGVLLRRGDQVLVDIGAANRDAAAFPDAESLDVARETNPHIAFGHGLHRCVGAALARMELQVALEALTTRLPALRLAVPPDEIPFAPTRFIRRPDHLPVTW; translated from the coding sequence ATGTCGACGCTCCCGTCGTATCCGTTCGAGACCGACCACTGCCTGCACCCGCCGCCGGCGGCGGCCGTGGCGCGCCTGGGGGGTGCACCCGTCCTCGTGCGGGCGACCTTCGGTGCGCCCGCGTGGCTGATCACCGGGTATGACGATGCCCGGTTCGTTCTGAGCAGTCCGCTGTTCGGGCGGGATCGGAACCGGGTGGGGGTCGCGGTCGATGCTGTCGCGGGCGTCGTGCCGATGGACTTCTCCGAGGGGACGTTCCTCAGCGCCGACCCGCCCGACCACACGCGGCTGCGGCGGTTCGTCTACCGCACGTTCACGCCGCGCCGCGTCGAGGACCTCCGCCCGGTCACGCAGAAGATCGCCGACCGGCTCGTCGACGCGATGCTCGACACGGGCCCGCCCGCCGACCTCGTGCGGGGATTCGGGCTCGACCTGCCCGGCGAGGTGATCGGCGACCTCCTCGGCGTCCCGGCGGAGGACCGGCCCCGGTTCGTCGTCTGGCTGGAGGCCCTGGTCGGCGGGAGCGGCGGCACCGTCGAGGAGTCGATCGCCCTCACCCTGGAGCTGAACGCCTACCTGAGCGGACTCGCCGCCCGCCGCGTCGCCGAGCCCACCGACGACCTCATCGGCGCGCTCGTCCGCGAGCGCGTCGAGGGCGACCGCCTCGCCGCCGACGAGGTCGACGGCCTCCTGCGCGCCCTCCTCGGCGCCGGCCACGAGACGACGGCCGCCCAGATCCCCAACTTCGTGTTCCTGCTCCTGCGCGGTGGCGACTACGCCCGGCTGGTCGCCGAGCCCGCGCTGATCCCCCGCGCCGTGGAGGAACTGCTCCGGTACGTCCCGCTGATCGCCCAAGGCTCTCTCACGAGGTTCGTGCTGGAGGACGTCGAGGTGGGCGGTGTGCTGCTGCGCCGCGGAGATCAGGTTCTCGTGGACATCGGTGCGGCCAATCGTGATGCCGCGGCCTTCCCGGACGCCGAATCCCTCGACGTCGCCCGTGAGACGAATCCTCATATCGCCTTCGGCCACGGCCTTCACCGTTGCGTGGGCGCGGCGCTGGCCCGCATGGAGCTCCAGGTGGCCCTCGAAGCCCTCACCACCCGGCTCCCCGCCCTCCGCCTCGCCGTCCCGCCCGACGAGATCCCCTTCGCCCCCACCCGCTTCATCCGCCGCCCCGACCATCTCCCCGTGACCTGGTGA
- a CDS encoding penicillin-binding transpeptidase domain-containing protein, protein MSILKGRGMGAGNMDGELKRVGVAGLALIGALALNVTWIQAGRSDDLRAHALNNRRFQGVALRARGDIVSADGVTMAWSEALSPGDAKTKYQRRYLENGEAFLPVTGYYAGTLEQSGLELAFDSVLDGTDQRQTAGSWVHLLTGEKPLGGSLRTTIDAKAQVRAYQAFASFSPTPSRAAAVFLELKTGAIKVAAHYPSFDPNTVADIKNPGDDQRRLEELDGAKGRPRVNKAFLELFPPGSSFKAVVAAAFLGKDGNTKDSVVPAPPTVATGGGQIKNSHDDHGCGVANGSPLIDTFAQSCNTTYALMGVRDELLGNEAIRAQSEKFGFYKPIPIEQDLSAPASEYPHDVDNRDEILRGSFGQGETKTTTLQMAMVAAAIANGGEMMKPYLVDKAVGRIEGDKGKPEETGTIHEAEQETFGKPISGDTASQLQDMMREVVSTGTAKALQGRNIAGKTGTTELTATRGGAWFVGFAPIQEPRYAFAVFVEGPSTLNGAGDAGPIAADIFATLDRK, encoded by the coding sequence ATGTCGATCTTGAAGGGCCGGGGTATGGGCGCGGGGAACATGGACGGGGAATTGAAGCGGGTCGGCGTGGCCGGGCTGGCGCTGATCGGGGCCCTTGCCCTGAACGTCACCTGGATCCAGGCCGGGCGGTCCGACGACCTGCGGGCGCACGCGCTCAACAACCGCCGGTTCCAGGGCGTCGCGCTGCGGGCGCGGGGGGACATCGTCTCGGCCGACGGGGTCACGATGGCCTGGTCCGAGGCGCTCAGCCCCGGCGACGCCAAGACGAAGTACCAGCGCCGCTACCTCGAGAACGGCGAGGCGTTCCTGCCCGTCACGGGCTACTACGCCGGAACCTTGGAGCAGTCAGGGCTGGAGCTCGCCTTCGACTCCGTGCTCGATGGCACCGACCAGCGCCAGACCGCCGGCTCCTGGGTCCATCTGCTGACCGGCGAGAAGCCTCTGGGCGGCAGCCTCCGAACCACGATCGACGCCAAAGCCCAGGTCAGGGCATATCAGGCGTTCGCCTCGTTCTCCCCCACCCCCTCGCGCGCCGCGGCGGTCTTCCTCGAACTGAAGACCGGTGCGATCAAGGTCGCCGCGCACTACCCGTCCTTCGATCCGAACACCGTCGCCGACATCAAGAACCCCGGCGACGACCAGAGGAGACTGGAGGAACTGGACGGGGCCAAGGGCCGGCCCAGGGTCAACAAGGCGTTCCTCGAGCTGTTCCCGCCTGGTTCGTCCTTCAAAGCGGTCGTCGCGGCGGCCTTCCTGGGCAAGGACGGCAACACCAAGGACAGCGTCGTGCCCGCTCCCCCGACCGTCGCCACCGGCGGCGGACAGATCAAGAACAGCCACGACGACCACGGCTGCGGCGTAGCGAACGGTTCGCCGCTGATCGACACCTTCGCCCAGTCCTGCAACACCACCTACGCCCTCATGGGCGTCCGGGACGAGCTCCTGGGCAACGAGGCGATCCGCGCCCAGTCGGAGAAGTTCGGGTTCTACAAGCCGATCCCGATCGAGCAGGACCTCTCCGCGCCCGCGTCGGAGTACCCGCACGACGTCGACAACCGCGACGAGATCCTGCGCGGTTCGTTCGGCCAGGGCGAGACCAAGACCACGACCCTCCAGATGGCCATGGTCGCCGCGGCGATCGCCAACGGCGGCGAGATGATGAAGCCCTACCTCGTCGACAAGGCCGTCGGCCGGATCGAAGGCGACAAGGGCAAGCCCGAAGAGACCGGCACGATCCACGAGGCCGAGCAGGAGACCTTCGGCAAGCCGATCAGCGGCGACACCGCATCCCAGCTCCAGGACATGATGCGCGAGGTCGTCTCCACGGGCACCGCCAAGGCCCTCCAGGGCCGGAACATCGCGGGCAAGACCGGCACCACCGAGCTCACCGCCACCCGAGGCGGCGCCTGGTTCGTCGGCTTCGCCCCCATCCAAGAACCCCGCTACGCCTTCGCGGTCTTCGTCGAAGGCCCCAGCACTCTCAACGGCGCCGGCGACGCGGGCCCCATCGCCGCCGACATCTTCGCCACCCTCGACCGCAAATGA
- a CDS encoding TetR/AcrR family transcriptional regulator, with amino-acid sequence MDAERNRLRLLEAAYRLLAEHGVANLTMESVAVAAGVGKGTVFRRFGDRAGLMLELLSHREEQFQAAYLTGPPPLGPGAPAVDRLHAFGPALLCHESGHRDLILAARTDPLRQYGVPGYVLRASHLAMLLREANAPGDPDLLARALLSSVDTALVDHLTTRENLPLPRLEASWHHLVTRLAP; translated from the coding sequence GTGGACGCCGAGCGCAACCGCCTGCGCCTTCTCGAGGCCGCCTACCGGCTCCTGGCCGAACACGGGGTGGCGAATCTCACCATGGAGTCGGTCGCCGTCGCGGCCGGGGTGGGCAAGGGCACGGTCTTCCGGCGGTTCGGCGACCGCGCGGGACTCATGCTCGAACTCCTCAGCCACCGCGAGGAGCAGTTCCAGGCCGCCTATCTGACGGGCCCGCCGCCACTCGGCCCCGGCGCCCCGGCCGTCGACCGCCTCCACGCGTTCGGCCCCGCCCTGCTGTGCCACGAAAGCGGCCACCGCGATCTGATCCTCGCCGCCCGCACCGATCCTCTACGCCAGTACGGCGTCCCCGGCTACGTCCTCCGCGCCAGCCACCTGGCCATGCTCCTGCGCGAGGCGAACGCTCCCGGCGACCCCGACCTCCTCGCCCGCGCGCTCCTGTCCTCCGTCGACACCGCCCTCGTCGACCACCTCACCACCCGCGAGAACCTCCCCCTACCCCGCCTCGAAGCCTCCTGGCACCACCTCGTCACCCGCCTCGCCCCTTGA
- a CDS encoding NAD(P)H-dependent oxidoreductase, whose protein sequence is MSVRILALVGSLRAGSHNRQLAEAAVKHAPEGVEIELFEGLGSVPFYNEDIDVAGSVPAEAVALRDAAGRADAFLLFSPEYNGTIPAVLKNGIDWLSRPFGAGAFSGKPTAVLGTAFGQYGGVWAQDETRKSVGIAGAKVLADVKLSIPGSIRRFAETHPADDAEVVEKLVELLAQVTAEAKATA, encoded by the coding sequence ATGTCTGTTCGGATCCTCGCCCTCGTCGGCAGCCTCCGCGCCGGTTCCCACAACCGCCAGCTCGCCGAGGCCGCCGTGAAGCACGCCCCCGAGGGCGTCGAGATCGAACTGTTCGAGGGCCTGGGCAGCGTGCCCTTCTACAACGAGGACATCGACGTGGCGGGCAGCGTCCCGGCCGAGGCCGTCGCCCTGCGCGACGCCGCGGGCCGCGCCGACGCGTTCCTGCTGTTCTCGCCCGAGTACAACGGCACCATCCCGGCGGTGCTGAAGAACGGCATCGACTGGCTGTCCCGTCCGTTCGGCGCCGGCGCGTTCTCCGGCAAGCCGACCGCCGTCCTCGGCACCGCGTTCGGCCAGTACGGCGGCGTGTGGGCCCAGGACGAGACCCGCAAGTCCGTCGGCATCGCCGGCGCCAAGGTGCTGGCGGACGTGAAACTGTCCATCCCCGGCTCCATCCGGCGCTTCGCCGAGACCCACCCGGCCGACGACGCCGAGGTCGTCGAGAAGCTGGTCGAGCTGCTCGCCCAGGTCACCGCCGAGGCCAAGGCCACCGCCTGA
- a CDS encoding class II aldolase/adducin family protein: MTARAQARAAVAAASRTLAEEGLLIGTAGNVSLRFTGPTGEEVAVTATGVVLAGTTAEQVTVLGLDGDHLEGDLAPTSEVDLHLGVLRERGGAVVHTHSPAATALSLVLDELPCVHYQQLTIGGSVRIAPFAVFGTRELADSVRAALVGKQAAILANHGTVAVGGDLAKAVENALLLEWAADLYTRAGALGEPRALTEAQQIAVIEAALATGYGTTKAAGR, translated from the coding sequence ATGACCGCACGCGCACAGGCCAGGGCCGCAGTCGCCGCCGCGAGCCGCACACTCGCCGAGGAGGGCCTCCTCATCGGCACGGCCGGGAACGTGAGCCTCCGATTCACCGGGCCGACCGGGGAGGAGGTCGCCGTGACCGCCACCGGCGTCGTCCTCGCGGGCACCACGGCCGAGCAGGTCACCGTCCTCGGCCTCGACGGGGACCATCTCGAAGGCGACCTCGCCCCTACCAGCGAGGTGGATCTGCACCTCGGCGTGCTGCGCGAGCGCGGCGGAGCCGTCGTGCACACCCACTCCCCGGCGGCGACCGCGCTCTCCCTGGTCCTCGACGAGCTGCCCTGCGTGCACTACCAGCAGCTCACGATCGGCGGGTCGGTCCGGATCGCGCCGTTCGCGGTGTTCGGCACCCGGGAGCTCGCCGACTCCGTGCGCGCCGCCCTCGTCGGCAAGCAGGCGGCCATCCTGGCCAACCACGGGACGGTCGCGGTCGGCGGCGACCTCGCGAAGGCCGTCGAGAACGCCCTCCTGCTCGAATGGGCGGCCGACCTCTACACCCGCGCCGGCGCGCTGGGCGAGCCGCGCGCGCTCACCGAGGCACAGCAGATCGCCGTCATCGAGGCCGCCCTGGCCACGGGCTATGGCACGACCAAGGCGGCTGGGCGGTGA
- a CDS encoding aminoglycoside phosphotransferase family protein yields the protein MTPEWGAPLAVGRSAEIHAWPEGGDLVVKLFPEGYPPALVDAEEAASGEAARLGLSTIACHGRVEVAGRAGLLLDRVHGESLTRQAERDPFRLRGCARALARAHVRVHESPTALFTEVREATAAALGTPPLAFLTGRQRALAAERVAALPAGDRVLHLDFHSENVFGHGGGHAVIDWRTTLRGDPAADVAMTVLLLRDAELWPGTPLLKRIAVQAVRRVVLSTYLAEYRRLTGMTDERVAAWRLPVVVLRMSTLDIASEREGFRRELAALLGAEE from the coding sequence GTGACGCCCGAGTGGGGTGCCCCGCTCGCGGTCGGGCGCAGCGCGGAGATCCATGCCTGGCCCGAGGGCGGCGATCTCGTCGTCAAGCTCTTCCCCGAGGGATATCCCCCGGCCCTCGTCGACGCCGAGGAGGCGGCGAGCGGAGAGGCCGCAAGGCTCGGGCTCAGCACGATCGCCTGCCATGGCCGGGTGGAGGTCGCCGGCCGGGCCGGGCTGCTCCTCGACCGCGTCCACGGCGAGTCCCTCACCCGCCAGGCCGAGCGCGACCCGTTCCGGCTGCGCGGCTGCGCCCGCGCCCTGGCCCGCGCGCACGTCCGGGTGCACGAGTCGCCCACCGCGCTGTTCACCGAGGTCCGCGAAGCCACGGCCGCAGCGCTCGGCACCCCTCCCCTGGCCTTCCTCACCGGGCGGCAGCGCGCGCTCGCCGCCGAACGCGTCGCCGCGCTGCCCGCCGGAGACCGGGTGCTGCACCTGGACTTCCACAGCGAGAACGTCTTCGGCCACGGCGGGGGCCACGCCGTCATCGACTGGCGGACCACCCTGCGCGGCGACCCGGCCGCCGACGTCGCGATGACGGTCCTGCTGCTCCGCGACGCCGAGCTGTGGCCGGGCACTCCCCTGCTCAAGCGGATCGCCGTCCAGGCAGTGCGCCGCGTCGTGCTGTCCACCTATCTCGCCGAGTACCGGCGGCTCACCGGGATGACCGACGAGCGCGTCGCGGCCTGGCGTCTTCCCGTCGTGGTGCTGCGGATGAGCACCCTCGACATCGCGAGCGAGCGCGAAGGCTTCCGCCGCGAACTCGCCGCCCTGCTCGGCGCCGAAGAATGA
- a CDS encoding cytochrome P450, whose translation MQTPSYPFATDHCLELPPAMTSAREGGAPVLVQPPFGPPAWLVTAYEDARLVLSSPVFGRDRERVGVALDGVAGVIPIDPSSGTLLAADPPDHTRLRRFVFRTFTPRRVEDLRPGTRRIADRLVDEMLDAGPPADLVDGFGLGLPVQVICELLGVPASDRSRFTAWLEALVAGSALSVAEIMASVDEMNAYLGDLAAQRVDAPTDDLIGALVRERIEGDGLTNDEVINLVRALLGAGHETTAAQIPNFVFLLLRGGDYARLVAEPALIPRAVEELLRYVPLVSQGSFSRFVLEDVEVGGVLLRRGDQVLVDIGAANRDAAAFPDAESLDVARETNPHIAFGHGLHRCVGAALARMELQVALEALTTRLPTLRLATPAADLHWDPTRLIRRPDELPLTW comes from the coding sequence GTGCAGACTCCTTCGTATCCGTTCGCGACCGACCACTGCCTCGAGCTGCCTCCCGCGATGACCTCCGCACGGGAGGGCGGCGCTCCCGTCCTCGTTCAGCCGCCCTTCGGCCCGCCCGCATGGCTCGTCACCGCCTACGAGGACGCCCGCCTCGTGCTGAGCAGCCCCGTTTTCGGACGGGACCGCGAACGCGTCGGCGTCGCCCTCGACGGCGTCGCCGGGGTCATCCCGATCGACCCCTCCAGCGGGACCCTCCTGGCCGCGGACCCGCCCGACCACACGCGGCTGCGGCGGTTCGTCTTCCGGACGTTCACGCCGCGCCGCGTCGAGGACCTCCGGCCGGGCACGCGGCGGATCGCCGACCGCCTCGTCGACGAGATGCTCGACGCGGGTCCGCCGGCCGATCTCGTCGACGGGTTCGGGCTCGGCCTGCCCGTCCAGGTGATCTGCGAGCTGCTCGGCGTCCCCGCGTCCGACCGGTCCCGGTTCACCGCCTGGCTGGAGGCCCTCGTCGCCGGGAGCGCGCTGAGCGTCGCGGAGATCATGGCTTCGGTCGACGAGATGAACGCCTACCTGGGCGACCTCGCGGCGCAGCGGGTCGACGCGCCGACGGACGACCTGATCGGCGCGCTCGTCCGCGAACGGATCGAGGGCGACGGCCTCACCAACGACGAGGTGATCAACCTGGTCCGCGCGCTGCTCGGCGCCGGCCACGAGACGACGGCCGCCCAGATCCCCAACTTCGTGTTCCTGCTCCTGCGCGGTGGCGACTACGCCCGGCTGGTCGCCGAGCCCGCCCTGATCCCGAGGGCCGTGGAAGAACTCCTGCGCTACGTGCCCCTGGTCTCCCAGGGCTCCTTCTCGCGCTTCGTGCTGGAGGACGTCGAGGTGGGTGGTGTGCTGCTGCGCCGCGGAGATCAGGTTCTCGTGGACATCGGTGCGGCCAATCGTGATGCCGCGGCCTTCCCGGACGCCGAATCCCTCGACGTCGCCCGTGAGACGAATCCTCATATCGCCTTCGGCCACGGCCTTCACCGTTGCGTGGGCGCGGCGCTGGCCCGCATGGAGCTCCAGGTGGCCCTCGAAGCCCTCACCACCCGGCTCCCCACCCTCCGCCTCGCCACCCCCGCCGCCGACCTCCACTGGGACCCCACCCGCCTCATCCGCCGCCCCGACGAACTCCCCCTCACCTGGTGA